One Thermococcus eurythermalis DNA segment encodes these proteins:
- a CDS encoding uL15m family ribosomal protein translates to MIRRRKKVRKLRGSHTHGWGCKKKHRGGGSKGGRGMAGTGKRKDQKFTWTIKYAPDHLGKRGFHRPKAVQYIPRVINLSDIDENFELFKDMGVIYEEEGKLVFDATQLGVDKVLGTGKLTRAIVVKAHYVTPKAEEKIKAAGGEVLLA, encoded by the coding sequence ATGATTAGGAGGAGGAAGAAGGTTAGGAAGCTTCGCGGGAGTCACACTCACGGATGGGGGTGCAAGAAGAAGCACCGCGGCGGCGGAAGCAAGGGCGGTAGGGGTATGGCTGGTACCGGTAAGAGGAAGGACCAGAAGTTCACCTGGACCATCAAGTACGCCCCCGACCACCTCGGCAAGCGCGGCTTCCACAGGCCCAAGGCCGTCCAGTACATCCCCAGGGTCATCAACCTGAGTGACATCGACGAGAACTTCGAGCTCTTCAAGGACATGGGCGTCATCTACGAGGAGGAAGGAAAGCTCGTCTTCGACGCCACCCAGCTCGGTGTTGATAAGGTTCTCGGTACCGGAAAGCTCACTAGGGCCATAGTCGTCAAGGCCCACTACGTGACTCCCAAGGCCGAGGAGAAGATTAAGGCCGCTGGCGGCGAGGTTCTCCTCGCCTGA
- the secY gene encoding preprotein translocase subunit SecY, whose product MGKVRDIVYAIERYFPEVERPKRHVPLKEKFMWTGIALLLYFILAEIPLYGIPPRVQDYFATLRFVLAGKSGSLLTLGIGPIVTASIIMQLLVGSEIVRLDLSNPEDRRFYQAAQKLFAVFMSFFEAAIYVFAGAFGKVNTGIGAFQTVTTPSGLVYIGLGLAILIILQLGFASTMLILLDELVSKWGIGSGISLFIAAGVSQTVIYKALAPIPSTEYIDPLTGEPALVGAIPAFIQHLIHGDITGAIYRGGTLPDIVRLLGTIVVFLVVVYLESMRVEIPLSYGRVTVRGRYPIRFMYVSNIPIILTMALYANIQLWARLLNNYGITVLGTFGENGYPVSGFVTYLYPPRDIFHVVNDPVRAIVYAVMTIFWALIFGFLWVELTGLDARSIARQLQRAGLQIPGFRRDPRILERVLQRYIPYVTFWGSFTLALVAVLADFLGALGTGTGILLTVGILYRFYEEVAREQATEMFPALRRFFAK is encoded by the coding sequence ATGGGAAAGGTAAGGGACATTGTATACGCTATTGAGCGCTATTTCCCCGAGGTTGAAAGGCCGAAGAGGCACGTTCCGCTCAAAGAGAAGTTCATGTGGACTGGAATAGCACTGCTGTTGTACTTCATACTTGCTGAAATCCCGCTGTATGGAATCCCACCCAGGGTTCAGGATTACTTCGCAACGCTCCGCTTCGTTCTCGCCGGTAAGAGCGGTTCGCTTTTAACGCTGGGTATCGGTCCAATCGTTACCGCGAGTATAATCATGCAGCTTCTCGTTGGTTCTGAGATAGTTAGGCTCGACCTCTCAAATCCTGAGGACAGGAGGTTTTACCAGGCCGCCCAGAAGCTGTTCGCTGTGTTCATGAGCTTTTTCGAGGCGGCTATCTACGTCTTCGCCGGTGCATTTGGTAAGGTCAACACCGGGATAGGTGCGTTCCAGACCGTTACCACTCCCAGCGGGTTAGTCTACATTGGGCTGGGCCTTGCAATCCTGATAATCCTCCAGCTTGGCTTTGCGTCCACCATGCTCATACTCCTTGACGAGCTCGTTAGCAAGTGGGGAATAGGCAGCGGTATCAGCCTCTTCATCGCCGCTGGAGTTTCCCAGACCGTCATTTACAAGGCTCTCGCTCCTATACCGAGCACTGAGTACATTGACCCGCTCACCGGTGAGCCTGCACTGGTCGGTGCAATTCCCGCCTTCATCCAGCACTTGATCCACGGCGACATAACCGGTGCAATATACCGCGGAGGAACCCTTCCCGATATCGTCAGGCTACTTGGCACTATAGTGGTGTTCCTCGTGGTCGTTTACCTGGAGAGCATGCGCGTTGAGATACCGCTCAGCTACGGTCGCGTCACCGTCCGCGGGAGGTACCCGATAAGGTTCATGTACGTCAGCAACATCCCGATTATCCTCACCATGGCACTCTACGCAAACATCCAGCTCTGGGCCAGGCTCCTCAACAACTACGGCATAACCGTACTGGGAACTTTCGGTGAGAACGGCTACCCGGTAAGCGGTTTCGTGACCTACCTCTACCCGCCGAGGGACATCTTCCACGTCGTAAACGACCCCGTAAGGGCCATTGTCTACGCAGTGATGACGATATTCTGGGCACTCATCTTCGGTTTTCTCTGGGTTGAGCTGACCGGCCTCGATGCCAGGAGCATTGCCAGACAGCTCCAGCGCGCGGGACTCCAGATTCCGGGCTTCAGGCGCGACCCGAGGATACTTGAGAGGGTCCTTCAGCGCTACATCCCGTACGTTACATTCTGGGGTTCGTTTACCCTCGCACTGGTCGCAGTGCTCGCGGACTTCCTTGGGGCCTTGGGTACCGGAACCGGAATCCTCCTTACCGTCGGTATACTCTACAGGTTCTACGAGGAAGTAGCCAGGGAGCAGGCAACTGAGATGTTCCCGGCCCTGAGAAGGTTCTTTGCCAAGTGA
- a CDS encoding 50S ribosomal protein L19e: MLMLKMQRRIAAEILKCGENRVWIDPERIDDVAAAITREDVKRLIHDGVIKKKPIKGQSRARARAFHEARKKGRHRGPGSRKGKKTARMGKKERWMMTIRALRKELRKLKAEGKLDAHTYRRLYIRAKGGQFKNKRQLYLFMQEHGILKE, encoded by the coding sequence ATGCTCATGCTTAAGATGCAGAGAAGGATTGCCGCTGAGATTTTGAAGTGCGGTGAGAACAGGGTCTGGATTGACCCCGAGAGGATTGATGATGTTGCCGCCGCTATCACCAGGGAGGACGTAAAGAGGCTCATCCACGACGGCGTCATCAAGAAGAAGCCCATCAAGGGCCAGAGCAGGGCCCGCGCGAGGGCTTTCCACGAGGCGAGGAAGAAGGGACGCCACAGGGGCCCCGGAAGCAGGAAGGGTAAGAAGACCGCCAGGATGGGCAAGAAGGAGCGCTGGATGATGACCATAAGGGCCCTCCGGAAAGAACTTAGGAAGCTCAAGGCCGAGGGCAAGCTCGACGCCCACACCTACAGGAGGCTATACATCAGGGCCAAGGGCGGTCAGTTCAAGAACAAGAGGCAGCTCTACCTGTTCATGCAGGAGCACGGCATCTTGAAGGAGTGA
- a CDS encoding 50S ribosomal protein L30 has product MAKLALIRLRSGIRARGEVRDTLAMLRLHRINHLVIVDDTPSYRGMIQKVKDYITWGEIDKETLVKLLRKRGRLVGNKPITDEYVQEKLGISLEEFAEKVINGEMKLRDLPNIKPVFRLHPPRGGLKGSKKRSFKEGGALGYRGEKINELIERML; this is encoded by the coding sequence ATGGCAAAGCTTGCACTCATAAGGCTTAGGAGCGGGATTAGGGCGAGGGGCGAGGTTAGGGACACCCTCGCCATGCTTCGCCTTCACAGGATTAACCACCTCGTCATAGTCGACGACACCCCGAGCTACCGCGGAATGATACAGAAGGTCAAGGACTACATCACCTGGGGCGAGATAGACAAAGAGACCCTCGTCAAGCTCCTCAGGAAGAGGGGCAGGCTCGTCGGCAACAAGCCGATTACCGATGAGTACGTCCAGGAGAAGCTTGGAATTAGCCTTGAGGAGTTCGCCGAGAAGGTCATCAACGGCGAGATGAAGCTCAGGGATTTGCCAAACATCAAGCCCGTCTTCAGGCTCCACCCGCCGAGGGGAGGTCTCAAGGGAAGCAAGAAGCGCTCCTTCAAGGAGGGCGGTGCCCTCGGCTACAGGGGCGAGAAGATTAACGAGCTCATTGAGAGAATGCTCTGA
- a CDS encoding 50S ribosomal protein L32e: protein MDEKARLLRVRARLKRKKPRFLRQEWWRYPKFKNDPKWRRPKGIDSKMRLKKKGKPRSPSIGWSSPRLVRGLHPSGYEEVLVHNVKELEAIDPTRQAARIARTVGARKRELIIARAKELGIKVLNAR, encoded by the coding sequence ATGGACGAGAAGGCGAGACTCCTTAGGGTGAGGGCCAGGCTCAAGAGGAAGAAGCCCCGCTTCCTTAGGCAGGAGTGGTGGAGGTATCCAAAGTTCAAGAACGACCCGAAGTGGCGCAGGCCGAAGGGAATAGACAGCAAGATGAGGCTCAAGAAGAAGGGCAAGCCACGCTCACCGAGCATCGGATGGAGCTCACCGAGGCTCGTTAGGGGGCTCCACCCGAGCGGGTACGAGGAAGTCCTTGTCCACAACGTCAAGGAGCTTGAGGCAATCGACCCGACTAGGCAGGCAGCGAGGATAGCGAGGACTGTCGGTGCGAGAAAGAGGGAACTCATAATCGCGAGGGCCAAGGAGCTCGGTATTAAGGTCCTCAACGCGAGGTGA
- a CDS encoding 50S ribosomal protein L18, which produces MARGPRYRVPFRRRREGKTNYHKRLKLLKGKKPRLVVRKTLNHHIAQIIVYDPKGDRTVVSAHTRELIRDFGWKGHCGNTPSAYLLGLLIGYKAKQAGIEEAILDIGLHPPTRGSSVFAVLKGAVDAGLNVPHSEEIFPEDYRIRGEHVANYAKALKEEDETLYRKQFGGYLVRGLEPEKLPEHFEEVKAKIIKKFEGARE; this is translated from the coding sequence ATGGCGAGAGGACCGAGGTATAGGGTTCCCTTCAGGAGGAGGAGAGAGGGTAAGACCAACTACCACAAGAGGCTCAAGCTCCTCAAGGGCAAGAAGCCGAGGCTTGTCGTGAGGAAGACCCTCAACCACCACATCGCCCAGATCATCGTCTACGACCCGAAGGGCGACAGGACTGTGGTTTCAGCCCACACCAGGGAGCTCATCAGGGACTTCGGCTGGAAGGGGCACTGTGGAAACACCCCAAGCGCTTACTTACTTGGCCTGCTCATCGGTTACAAGGCCAAGCAGGCCGGCATCGAGGAAGCCATCCTCGACATAGGCCTTCACCCGCCGACCAGGGGTTCAAGCGTCTTCGCAGTCCTCAAGGGTGCGGTTGATGCGGGCCTCAACGTCCCGCACAGCGAGGAGATATTCCCAGAGGACTACAGGATAAGGGGCGAGCACGTGGCTAACTACGCCAAGGCCCTCAAGGAGGAGGACGAGACGCTCTATAGGAAGCAGTTTGGTGGCTACCTCGTCAGGGGCCTTGAGCCCGAGAAACTGCCGGAACACTTTGAAGAGGTTAAGGCCAAGATAATCAAGAAGTTTGAGGGGGCGAGAGAATGA
- a CDS encoding 50S ribosomal protein L6, translated as MPIDAWVREEVEIPEGVEVTVEGNTVKVKGPKGELEREFKYPGVQIFTDDGKVVIYKEFPRRKDVAIARTFKAHISNMIKGVTEGFTYKLKVVYSHFPVTVKVQGDEVVIENFLGEKNPRRAKILPGVTVKVRGQEILVEGIDKEAVGQTAANIEQATRITKWDRRVFQDGIYIVEKAGKPIKF; from the coding sequence ATGCCGATAGACGCGTGGGTAAGGGAAGAGGTTGAGATTCCAGAGGGAGTCGAGGTCACCGTTGAGGGGAACACCGTCAAGGTCAAGGGCCCCAAGGGCGAGCTTGAGAGGGAGTTCAAGTACCCCGGCGTTCAGATCTTCACCGACGACGGTAAGGTCGTCATCTACAAGGAGTTCCCGAGGAGGAAGGACGTTGCCATAGCCAGGACGTTCAAGGCCCACATCAGCAACATGATCAAGGGCGTCACCGAGGGCTTCACTTACAAGCTCAAGGTCGTCTACAGCCACTTCCCGGTCACCGTCAAGGTCCAGGGCGACGAGGTCGTCATCGAGAACTTCCTCGGTGAGAAGAACCCAAGGAGGGCCAAGATACTGCCCGGCGTTACCGTGAAGGTTAGGGGGCAGGAAATCCTCGTCGAGGGCATAGACAAGGAGGCCGTTGGCCAGACCGCGGCCAACATCGAGCAGGCCACGAGGATAACGAAGTGGGACAGGCGTGTCTTCCAGGATGGTATTTACATAGTTGAGAAGGCTGGCAAGCCGATAAAGTTCTGA
- the rpsE gene encoding 30S ribosomal protein S5: MSDPREIAQRVLEEWEPRTKLGRLVKEGQITDIHEIFRKGYQIKEPEIVDVLLPEVNLRENQEVLDIALTVRMTDSGRRIRFRVLAAVGNRDGYVGLGIGHGREVGTAIRKAINYAKMNIIEIKRGCGSWECRCRRPHSIPFAVEGKEGSVRVKLMPGPRGLGLVIGDVGKKILTLAGVQDVWSQTLGETRTTVNFAKAVFNALYNTNRVAIQPGMEEKYGIVVGRAMPQSFTLE; encoded by the coding sequence ATGAGCGACCCGAGAGAGATCGCCCAGAGGGTTCTTGAGGAGTGGGAGCCGAGGACCAAGCTCGGCAGGCTCGTCAAGGAGGGCCAGATAACTGACATTCACGAGATATTCAGGAAGGGTTACCAGATAAAGGAGCCGGAGATAGTTGACGTCCTCCTTCCGGAGGTCAACCTCAGGGAGAACCAGGAAGTCCTTGACATCGCTCTCACCGTCAGAATGACCGACAGCGGTAGGAGGATTCGCTTCAGGGTTTTGGCTGCCGTCGGCAACAGGGACGGTTACGTTGGCCTCGGAATCGGCCACGGGAGGGAGGTTGGTACCGCCATCAGGAAGGCCATCAACTACGCCAAGATGAACATCATCGAGATCAAGCGCGGCTGTGGAAGCTGGGAGTGCAGGTGCAGGAGGCCGCACTCAATCCCGTTCGCCGTCGAGGGCAAGGAAGGTAGCGTCCGCGTCAAGCTCATGCCCGGACCGCGTGGACTTGGTCTCGTTATCGGTGACGTCGGCAAGAAGATACTCACCCTCGCTGGCGTTCAGGATGTCTGGTCCCAGACCCTCGGTGAGACGAGAACCACCGTTAACTTCGCCAAGGCAGTTTTCAACGCGCTCTACAACACCAACCGCGTTGCCATACAGCCAGGTATGGAGGAGAAGTACGGTATCGTCGTTGGCAGGGCGATGCCCCAGAGCTTCACCCTTGAGTGA